The region AGAGAATATTGCTTCGGGAAAGCCTGGAAAAAATGACACgatcgtttgaaaaagaaCAACAACAGATTTGCCCAGGTTCGgagaaaaaatgggaagaacCTTGGaccagttattttttttttagtttctcttCTCACCGATACATCGGATTTTTATAAACGTggcgatttttaaatttacagCTTTATACTCGCATCGAACTCACCGCGAGTgtacattataggtatataatattacgtaATCGCAACGATCAGTCGATGGGTTTTGTTTTTACTTATTATGTTTTTTATCGGTTTTAATTAGCGTAGTCTgggtttttttattcgttttttcagtctCTTTATATTCAATCAGTCTTCCCTCGGCCTGATGAAGTcatttgatgatttttattatacggATTATTCTTAGGGCTGACATCAAGaagagacgatgaaaaaaaacaatcatagTGCGACCGGTAATTGCAGTGGTAATCCCTGAGATGACGATGATGTTACGACAGAAATATATCCGGCTCTAATTATTCTCAGTCATTAATTATGCTTAATTCTcacaatgaaaattcgattttcttttgttccagCAAATGCCATCCGTACGAAACGTGGAGGTGGTGGAAATGCCGGTTCTTTCAGTGCAAGTTCATCGTCAAGTTCAAGTAGTTCATCCGGAGTAGCTGGAGGTGGAACAAAGAGTTTTGCAACGTCTAAATCTGACTCTTCGAGTAGCGGTGGAGGAGCTGGGGGAGGCGCAAGCGCATCCGCTAACTCTGGAGCAATCGCGTTTGGCGATGGTCTAATTGGGGGTGGAAGTAAAGGCTACGGAGGCAATGGTTTCGAGGGTCACCATGGTGGTTTAACTTCTGGAAGTGGACATAGCGGCTCAGGTTTATTGGGAGGTGGAAGTTACGGAGGTGGCAATCAAGGTGGATACGCAGGTGGTGGTTCAGGTGGCTACGGAGGTAGTGGTCAAGGTGGCTACGGAGGTGGCAGTCATGGTACAGGTTTCGGAGGTGGCAGCCACGGTGGTTACGGGTCTGGAAGCCAAGGTCTTTATGGAGGCGGATATAACGGTGGAGCtgcaggaggaggaggaggaggaggaggatataTCGGTGGAGCtgcaggaggaggaggaggaggaggaggatatgCCAATGGCAACACCGGAGGTAATaagaaaatatatcaaaatttttgaaaacaacCATCAGCAAGGTTTCCAACCATTACTCTCAATTCAAGGTTACGATGGAGGCTACAACACAGGCTTGGGCCATGGACAAGGTCAAGGGAATTATGGCGCAGGCCAGGCTGGCGGGCTTGGACATGCCGGTAGTTATTCTCAAGGAGGAGGTTCAGGAGGATTTGGAAGTCAAGGCGGATCAGGTGGTTACGGTGGGAATAGTGGTCACGGAGGTCAACTAGGAGGTGGCTCAGGTAGTTACGGAGGTCAACTAGGAGGTGGCTCAGGTAGTTACGGAGGTCAACTAGGAGGTGGCTCAGGTAGTTACGGTGGAAATAGTGGTTACGGAGGACAACTAGGAGGTGGCTCAGGTGGTTACGGTGGTAATAGTGGTCACGGAGGTCAACTAGGAGGTGGCTCAGGTGGTATCGGATCCTCTGGTGCAAATGCGGAAGCAGGAAGCAAAGCCAGCGCTAGCGCTGGAGCAGGTGCGTCAGGGGCGGGTGGCTCTGGACTTGGAAATGAAGGCTACGGAGGCCAAGGAGGCTTTGGAGGTCATGGAGGCCAAGGAGGCTTTGGAGGTCATGGAGATCAAGGAGGCTTTGGAGGTCATGGAGGCCAAGGAGGCTTTGGAGGTCAAGGAGGCTTTGGAGGCCAAGGAGGCCAAGGAGGAAATCAAGGGAGTTACGGTGGAGGCCACCGGGGTTACGGAGGAACTAAAGGAGGCCACGGTGGAAATCATGGAGGTGTTGGAGGTGGTGCTGCTCACGCTGCAAGCAGTGCAAACGCCAATGCCGGAGCTGGTAGCAATCACTATGAGTGAGTGAATCCCATTCTTCAACCCTTCTATTTTATAGGTTTGAATTAAACTCGAAatatttctgtttcattttaGTATTTTCTCTCGAATGGGAGAAGTAGAAGAGGGTGCAAACGAAAGCGGTACCGTAGAGGGTGCAAAAGGTGTTTACAGCAGCAGTGCAGTCGAAATCGACTCATCTGGGAAAGGAACGTACGAAGTAAAAGCTGGAAAGATTCCTTAGATCAGACAAAAACAATTGTGACATTAAAAACCGTGCTGACGCAatgttactttattttatttttgaatcgaatttcaaaatcaattcAGTCTTTCGAATAAGACTATCGCGTATAAGAGTATGATTGTTTCTGAAAAGTGACGTATcgatgtttcattttttaccatatttttttaaatatagtaTACAAATTTGTATGTatgattgacaaaaaaaaagaaataaaaaccacACGAATAAAACTTGCAATATAATAACACGGTATCCAGTTTCCAACTCTCCTCTCTAACGATTCCAAGTATTATTCTGATGATATAATAACGATACAAAGATATGTATACCTTAGCTATTTGCTCTCTGTGAAGCAAAAGCTAACTAGCGCTCGTTTGTTAATTAAACATACTGCAGAgtgatatttttattagcATACCATTATATGCagagagggtaaaaaaaaaaagttggaggtACGCACTTGAGTGATTCTTGAGGTTGCTGTTAGCTCATAACCACAGTTATTTTCTCGCTCTATGAATATCGTTATATTGaacttgaaattaattaacatgGTCGTAATGCCGTAGTCTACTGTAAGAATGAGCTTGTCGAGTTCAAGAtcacaggaaaaaaaataacaacccATCACGTAACTCGCGAATCGCACACTGTGCTATAAGCTTTCTAATTTTCTAGGCCTTATCTATTAACAcagcagaaaagaaaaaaaaataaaactttacCCGTCGTTCACGAACAATTAATTTACGGTCCACCGATTGCCGACAAAAGGAAAAGCGCGTACATTTTCGGTACCACTCATTACGATCAACCTTGGGGTaggacaaaaaaatgaaaaaaaactcgatctGTAGAAACGGATGTATAAAAAAgaccttttatttttgaaaattcaataataaaaaaattacagacgCTATAAAGCGACATGGGCAACATTTCTCACAATTCATCGCAATTCATGACGTGGGTAACAATTGTTATATCAGAGTACAAGGTCACCCAATTTTCTCCTTCGCTCTCCATGTTTTTTAGTCTATTCATCGTGGCTCTCGCTGTCCTCAGATACCATATCGGATTCCTCATCGTCCGTACCTATTCTACCACCGAGGTACCACCTTCCCGGCAATCCACCAGGTCTGTGGTATCCCAGTCCTGCAGGACTCGCAACGCTATTCGCTGAGCTGGAAGACGAGCTGGATCCTCCAGGACCCGCGgatgctgctgcagcagcTGCGCTTGCAGTGGCGATGGGAATCCCGTCGACGAATTGCGTCGAAGCCACAGCGCTCGCTGAGCTCGCCGACGAACCGCCCAGCCCATTCGATTGACTTCCGGAAGTTGAGCCCGAGACCGAACTGTACGGATATCCGTTTGAGTGAAATCCTTGAGAGTTGGATTGGGAGTTACTTTGACTTTGAGAGGAGGTCTGGTGGCCCAAGGCACTCGATGATCCTTGAGAGTTCGCATTCGAAGAAGATCCCGAACTGCCTCCGAACGATGAAGCGGAACTCTCCGCGTTTGAAGACGATCCTAAACCTCCTCCTCCTGATCCCGACGCGGAACTTCCGGCGTTCGAAGAAGATCCATAAATACCTCCTGATCCCGACGCGGAACTTCCGGCGTTCGAAGAAGATCCATGAACACCTCCTGATCCCGACGCGGAACTTCCTGCGTTTGAAGAAGATCCGAAACCACCTCCTGATCCGGATGCGGAACTTCCGGCGTTGGAAGAAGATCCATGAACTCCTCCAGATCCCGACGCTGAACTTTGAGCGTTTGAAGAAGACCCCGAACCGCCTCCTGATCCCGACGCTGAACTTTGAGCGTTTGAAGAAGACCCCGAACCGCCTCCTGATCCGGACGCGGAACTTTGAGCGTTTGAATTTACGGCCTGATTTTGGTAGTTTCCGTGACTGgaatgtagaaaaatatttttgattcgtAAAGAGAGCGGTGTAAATTTTGGTATTTTCACGTTTGAAAACGGCAACGTAATTATCGCTCACTCCAATCCGTTCTGGTGAGGATTATTTCCGCCGTCTCCGTAAAATCCTTGCGAATGGCTTTGGCTGTTGGCGTTGGTGTTCGCATTCGTATTTGCGGATCCTGGATAACCGTGACCCACTTCCGATAAATGATGATCATGTCCCCCGATGTTTCCGGCGTCACCATAATGCGGCCCATGGACTATCTCCTCATTATTTTTCAGACCCTCGTCGTAGCCTCCCCGTTGACCTTGGCTGACCTCGGCTTTGCTGTAGCTCTCGGCGTGCGCCTCAATCTGATCAGGAAAGTAAAATCCCGAGTCCGAAAATActggagaagaagaggaatgatttcaaattttaatcataaattaacagaaaaaagGGTTTGAGATTGTAAAGTAAATTCTGCCTTTCTTTGAACAGTCGATGTgtacttatttcattttcacattcaTTGTTTGCAGACAACTTTTACAATCTCAAATTTCCAAGCAATCGcgcaattatttatattcaaataaaggcgcaaaaaaaaaaaaacgagaagtaATAAAATTTGACGCGCGAATTTGATTACAAGAAATTGAACTTACCTGCACAAGGGATGCAAACGACGATTAGAATACAACTTAAAACTAATTTAACTTCAGTCTTGCCTTCCATTTCTTAGTCGTTATGacaattttgttcaaattaaaattaaatccTTTCGGATTATTTATTGTTCAACACAATATAATCGAGTATGcaaaacaaaagagaagaaaaaaaaaattacacactcGATAGATCCTATGGTATAATTATACAGATTTTTGTAAACTTTCTTCAACACATTCGTTTAGAAAGAATTAAAACCGTTGATAAATAGAGATAAATGATCGATAGCAACATACATATTTTCACtggttatgaatatttttttttttttacggtctACCGAGACGCACGATAAATGTCATGTGACTGAACCTGGGATCGCTGAAACTCCCGAGTTTTATACCGCCGTCCGCATGATATTCGAGGTAAAGTAAAGGCGGGAATTACCTGTGAGTTGTAgatatacgaatatacattTGTTTAATCGCGTTAAATTCTAATATCGCTGGTAACGTCTGCACGACCTCCGCATATCTATATATTCAGATAAAATATACCTGACCCTGATCTCCTGATAATTAGCTTCTTTTTGGCGAACGCGCAATTAAAAGATgagacgggggaaaaaattaggtaataaaataaaagttggaaaaaactTCACGAGTTCATTGGCAAGGTCATGTAATGGTGGTAATATACCGAGCACTAATCAGTGTAATTATTGGCTCGTTTAATGTAACTTGTAACGTCGTAGAAGAACGGCGGTTTATGATCCCTGGTTGAAGGTAgattttgacgattttttcgaaataaacaTTGAAGAAAAACCGTTAAATCTGGTGATTTTGTGAAAGATgagattatttgtttttcataacATTCAACCGCACCTTAAGATGATTTAAATTTCTAAAACACTTACGTGCCGCGAAGCtggcgaggagaaaaaaaactcaatggGATTAAACGGGATTACCGCTaggtgtacaaaaaaaagcaaagaaaacaTATCAACTCTTAAACCGGTTTTCAGCAATCGGAGAATCGCCGaggataattaaaaaacaaaatataaaaatatggcGTGAGTCGGTAAGTAATCTTCACGGAATTTCCGCagaaattatcgatcgattttttctctttgttacgctgaaattaatttgaacTCGTATTAATATTGTCATATTGTAATGTCAcaaatgtattttttcagaCAGATTATTGCACAAATATATTTGCAGAATTAATCGCATAAGtaatttgtataaaattcgTTACTTGTTTTCCGGACGAATTTTGTACTGCCGAAGAGCCCTCGACATCTCAGTGACCCTTGACACCAACCGGATGTGATCCTGACCAGCCTTacataataaagaaaaaacagagaatgAATGTCGTGTTCGTTTATCTTTTGTGTGGGAAAATCGTTAAGTTTTGGGAAAAAATACTCACTGCTTGAACTGCTGCTGGAGAAAGACGAGGAGCCACTTCCGGTTCCAGAAGCCCAGGAattactgctgctgctgctgctacttcCACTGCCTCCTAATCCAGAGCCAGTTGAACTGCTGCTTGCTTTAGAATTGCTACTGCTAGATCCTGTTGTAAATCACCACATGATCGAGTATTTAAGCTTGGACAAAATAGAAGctattgaaatttatcgatcgacAATTTCTTACCAGGCACGTTTGCACCACTGGTAGAAAGAGAACCAGATTGAGAGTTACTGGAGGATCCTGACAAAGATTCTTCACCTTTGAAGTTGTCTCCATGATTGCCAAGAGATCCAATTCCTGGTTGAACACCAGGTCCAGCTTTGCCATGGTGAGATTGGAGTCCCTCTTCTGCTCCAATCCCAAGTCCTGCATTTTTGCTTATTCCCGTAGATGCTCCATCATGATGTGATGCTGAACCGATATTTTTGTTCGCTTTTGAAGATGCTTCACCTGTCAGGCCATGAGAGCCGGATCCTATTCCTGCTCCGATGCCTAAGCCAGCCTCATGATGATGAGATCCGAGTCCCAATTCTACTCCAATTCCAAGTCCCGTGTTTTTATTCACGCCTGAAGATGTTCCACCGTGATGAGAACTAGATCCCACATTTTTGCTCACTCCTGATGATGCTTCACCTGTTGGACTATGAGAGCCGGATCCTATTCCTGCTCCGATGCCTAAGCCAGCCTCATGATGATGAGATCCGAGTCCCAATTCTACTCCAATTCCAAGTCCCGTGTTTTTATTCACGCCTGAAGATGTTCCACCGTGATGAGAACCAGATCCTACATTTTTGCTCACTCCTGATGATGCTCCACCTGTTGGACCTTGAGAGCTGGATCCTATTCCTGCTCCGATGCCTAAGCCAGCCTCATGATGATGAGATCCGAGTCCCAATTCTACTCCAATTCCAAGTCCCGTGTTTTTATTCACGCCTAAAGATGTTCCACCGTGATGAGAACCAGATCCTACATTTTTGCTCACTCCTGATGATGCTCCACCTGTTGGACCATGAGAGCCGGATCCTATTCCTGCTCCGATGCCTAAGCCAGCCTCATGATGATGAGATCCGAGTCCCAATTCTACTCCAATTCCAAGTCCCGTGTTCTTATTCACGCCTGAAGATGTTCCACCGTGATGAGAAGCAGATCCTACATTTTTGCTCACTCCTAAAGATGCTCCACCTGTCGCACCATGAGAGCCGGATCCCTTTCCTGCTCCGATCCCAACTCCGACTTTACCATGATGAGTTCCGACTCCTACTCCGGCGCTACCTTTGGGTCCCTTATTGTGTTCATGGTGATGATCATGATCATGATCATAATGACTATGTTCTGAATCTTCCAATCCATCCCAATACTCTTCGTACTCGTTCCAAAACTCCTCAGATTTATCCACAGACTCTTCAGGTTCATTCCAatattcttctgatttttcccAACCGTCCTCGGATCCCGACTCATGATGTTTCTTACCCTGATTTCCATGTTCAACATGATGAACTTGGCCTGAATGTCCTCCAGAAACTCCCACATGCGGATGCTTGAGTCCTAAATGCTCCTGACTAAGATCAGAGCCTTGACTTTTACCTGATGACCATTGTCCAGGAGCAACGCCTGTACCAGAGGAAGCGCTTGACGAAGCATGACCTGATTTTATGAACAAAAACCAATAGTCAATCAAATAATTCAGgagaaaagggtgaaaaatgcACTCTGAGGAGGAATTGAAAATGTGACTCTATACTTACTTTGAGCAACAGCAGTCCCTTGACATCCAGTTCCTTCCCTATCAAAGTCTTTACCTATAATCCAATCGAAACACAGGTCAAATCATCTCTTATGTTATaaactctaaaaaaaaaatccaactgGTTCTGTTTCTCTTATGGATTttataacaattgaaattctacCTGGTCGAGCACTCGCTGTTGACAGTAGGAGCGCAAGTATGATTACAGAGATGATATTGTACAAGACAT is a window of Athalia rosae chromosome 8, iyAthRosa1.1, whole genome shotgun sequence DNA encoding:
- the LOC105686143 gene encoding putative per-hexamer repeat protein 5 yields the protein MEFVKVTNVLYNIISVIILALLLSTASARPGKDFDREGTGCQGTAVAQSHASSSASSGTGVAPGQWSSGKSQGSDLSQEHLGLKHPHVGVSGGHSGQVHHVEHGNQGKKHHESGSEDGWEKSEEYWNEPEESVDKSEEFWNEYEEYWDGLEDSEHSHYDHDHDHHHEHNKGPKGSAGVGVGTHHGKVGVGIGAGKGSGSHGATGGASLGVSKNVGSASHHGGTSSGVNKNTGLGIGVELGLGSHHHEAGLGIGAGIGSGSHGPTGGASSGVSKNVGSGSHHGGTSLGVNKNTGLGIGVELGLGSHHHEAGLGIGAGIGSSSQGPTGGASSGVSKNVGSGSHHGGTSSGVNKNTGLGIGVELGLGSHHHEAGLGIGAGIGSGSHSPTGEASSGVSKNVGSSSHHGGTSSGVNKNTGLGIGVELGLGSHHHEAGLGIGAGIGSGSHGLTGEASSKANKNIGSASHHDGASTGISKNAGLGIGAEEGLQSHHGKAGPGVQPGIGSLGNHGDNFKGEESLSGSSSNSQSGSLSTSGANVPGSSSSNSKASSSSTGSGLGGSGSSSSSSSNSWASGTGSGSSSFSSSSSSSWSGSHPVGVKGH
- the LOC105686752 gene encoding uncharacterized transmembrane protein DDB_G0289901-like isoform X2, yielding MEGKTEVKLVLSCILIVVCIPCAVFSDSGFYFPDQIEAHAESYSKAEVSQGQRGGYDEGLKNNEEIVHGPHYGDAGNIGGHDHHLSEVGHGYPGSANTNANTNANSQSHSQGFYGDGGNNPHQNGLDHGNYQNQAVNSNAQSSASGSGGGSGSSSNAQSSASGSGGGSGSSSNAQSSASGSGGVHGSSSNAGSSASGSGGVHGSSSNAGSSASGSGGIYGSSSNAGSSASGSGGGGLGSSSNAESSASSFGGSSGSSSNANSQGSSSALGHQTSSQSQSNSQSNSQGFHSNGYPYSSVSGSTSGSQSNGLGGSSASSASAVASTQFVDGIPIATASAAAAAASAGPGGSSSSSSSANSVASPAGLGYHRPGGLPGRWYLGGRIGTDDEESDMVSEDSESHDE
- the LOC105686771 gene encoding glycine-rich cell wall structural protein 1-like isoform X2; translated protein: MRRQQQAKILVGFIAALLVVGENVQRANANAIRTKRGGGGNAGSFSASSSSSSSSSSGVAGGGTKSFATSKSDSSSSGGGAGGGASASANSGAIAFGDGLIGGGSKGYGGNGFEGHHGGLTSGSGHSGSGLLGGGSYGGGNQGGYAGGGSGGYGGSGQGGYGGGSHGTGFGGGSHGGYGSGSQGLYGGGYNGGAAGGGGGGGGYIGGAAGGGGGGGGYANGNTGGYDGGYNTGLGHGQGQGNYGAGQAGGLGHAGSYSQGGGSGGFGSQGGSGGYGGNSGHGGQLGGGSGSYGGQLGGGSGSYGGNSGYGGQLGGGSGGYGGNSGHGGQLGGGSGGIGSSGANAEAGSKASASAGAGASGAGGSGLGNEGYGGQGGFGGHGGQGGFGGHGDQGGFGGHGGQGGFGGQGGFGGQGGQGGNQGSYGGGHRGYGGTKGGHGGNHGGVGGGAAHAASSANANAGAGSNHYDIFSRMGEVEEGANESGTVEGAKGVYSSSAVEIDSSGKGTYEVKAGKIP
- the LOC105686752 gene encoding uncharacterized transmembrane protein DDB_G0289901-like isoform X1; translated protein: MEGKTEVKLVLSCILIVVCIPCAVFSDSGFYFPDQIEAHAESYSKAEVSQGQRGGYDEGLKNNEEIVHGPHYGDAGNIGGHDHHLSEVGHGYPGSANTNANTNANSQSHSQGFYGDGGNNPHQNGLDHGNYQNQAVNSNAQSSASGSGGGSGSSSNAQSSASGSGGGSGSSSNAQSSASGSGGVHGSSSNAGSSASGSGGGFGSSSNAGSSASGSGGVHGSSSNAGSSASGSGGIYGSSSNAGSSASGSGGGGLGSSSNAESSASSFGGSSGSSSNANSQGSSSALGHQTSSQSQSNSQSNSQGFHSNGYPYSSVSGSTSGSQSNGLGGSSASSASAVASTQFVDGIPIATASAAAAAASAGPGGSSSSSSSANSVASPAGLGYHRPGGLPGRWYLGGRIGTDDEESDMVSEDSESHDE
- the LOC105686771 gene encoding glycine-rich cell wall structural protein-like isoform X1; protein product: MRRQQQAKILVGFIAALLVVGENVQRANANAIRTKRGGGGNAGSFSASSSSSSSSSSGVAGGGTKSFATSKSDSSSSGGGAGGGASASANSGAIAFGDGLIGGGSKGYGGNGFEGHHGGLTSGSGHSGSGLLGGGSYGGGNQGGYAGGGSGGYGGSGQGGYGGGSHGTGFGGGSHGGYGSGSQGLYGGGYNGGAAGGGGGGGGYIGGAAGGGGGGGGYANGNTGGYDGGYNTGLGHGQGQGNYGAGQAGGLGHAGSYSQGGGSGGFGSQGGSGGYGGNSGHGGQLGGGSGSYGGQLGGGSGSYGGQLGGGSGSYGGNSGYGGQLGGGSGGYGGNSGHGGQLGGGSGGIGSSGANAEAGSKASASAGAGASGAGGSGLGNEGYGGQGGFGGHGGQGGFGGHGDQGGFGGHGGQGGFGGQGGFGGQGGQGGNQGSYGGGHRGYGGTKGGHGGNHGGVGGGAAHAASSANANAGAGSNHYDIFSRMGEVEEGANESGTVEGAKGVYSSSAVEIDSSGKGTYEVKAGKIP